A region of Chitinophaga horti DNA encodes the following proteins:
- a CDS encoding citrate (Si)-synthase, eukaryotic yields the protein MSYIKEKFKVKADELSTEVKDLLKNHGSKVIGDVTIAQAYQGMRGITGLVTETSLLDANEGIRFRGYSIPELRDNLPKAVGGAEPLPEGLFYLMLMGELPTEADVQHLSSVWARRSHVPNHVFDAIEALPITTHPMTMFNVGIMALQTESLFAKAYAEGINKKDYWSYMYEDSMNLIARLPRVAAYIYRRKYKNGQHIQPDGLLDWGSNFAHMLGYDDEGFKELMRLYMTIHADHEGGNVSAHTTHLVGSALSDAYQSFAAGMNGLAGPLHGLANQEVIRWILAMQEELGGGTPTKEQIEKYVRKTLADGKVVPGYGHAVLRKTDPRFTAQMEFAKKHLPEDELVKIVWMVYDVVPGVLTELGKAKNPWPNVDAHSGALLVHYGMVEYEFYTVLFGVSRALGVLASLCWDRALGLSIERPKSVTTEWMKNFVEGKVEASAE from the coding sequence ATGAGTTACATAAAAGAAAAATTCAAGGTAAAGGCAGATGAGCTGAGCACAGAGGTGAAAGACTTGCTGAAAAACCACGGCAGCAAGGTGATTGGAGATGTGACGATTGCCCAGGCATACCAGGGAATGCGCGGAATTACAGGGCTGGTAACAGAAACTTCCCTGCTTGATGCTAATGAGGGTATCAGGTTCCGGGGCTATTCTATTCCCGAGCTTCGCGACAACCTGCCTAAAGCGGTAGGCGGTGCAGAGCCCCTGCCAGAAGGTTTATTTTATCTCATGCTCATGGGCGAATTGCCCACAGAAGCCGACGTACAGCACCTTTCCAGCGTATGGGCACGCAGATCCCACGTTCCAAACCACGTTTTTGACGCAATTGAAGCCCTCCCCATCACTACCCACCCGATGACTATGTTTAACGTAGGCATCATGGCGCTGCAAACGGAATCGCTGTTCGCTAAAGCTTATGCAGAAGGTATCAACAAAAAAGATTACTGGAGCTACATGTACGAGGATTCGATGAACCTCATCGCCCGCCTCCCACGCGTAGCAGCTTATATCTATCGCCGCAAATACAAAAACGGTCAGCATATTCAGCCCGACGGTCTGCTCGATTGGGGTTCCAACTTCGCGCACATGCTCGGTTACGACGACGAAGGCTTTAAAGAACTGATGCGTTTGTATATGACCATTCATGCCGACCACGAAGGTGGCAACGTGAGCGCTCACACTACGCACCTCGTAGGTTCCGCCCTCAGCGACGCTTACCAGTCATTCGCTGCCGGTATGAACGGCCTGGCAGGTCCGCTGCACGGCCTCGCCAACCAGGAAGTGATCCGCTGGATACTCGCCATGCAGGAAGAACTGGGTGGTGGTACTCCAACCAAAGAACAGATCGAGAAATACGTTCGTAAAACACTGGCAGACGGTAAAGTAGTACCTGGTTATGGCCACGCAGTACTGCGCAAAACGGATCCACGTTTCACCGCGCAGATGGAGTTTGCGAAAAAACACCTGCCGGAAGACGAGCTGGTGAAAATCGTTTGGATGGTATACGACGTAGTGCCTGGTGTACTCACCGAACTGGGTAAAGCGAAAAACCCATGGCCTAACGTAGACGCGCACTCTGGCGCATTGCTGGTGCATTACGGCATGGTAGAATATGAGTTCTACACCGTACTGTTCGGCGTTTCCCGCGCCCTTGGCGTATTGGCTTCCCTTTGTTGGGACCGTGCCCTCGGCCTGTCTATCGAAAGACCTAAATCCGTTACCACAGAATGGATGAAGAACTTCGTAGAAGGTAAAGTTGAAGCAAGCGCTGAGTAA
- a CDS encoding LptF/LptG family permease, producing MKKLDWYILRKFIGTFVYSLGILLVISVVIDITEKVDDFMKHDLSFWQVVTEYYIGFVPHIAALLFPLFIFISVIFFTSKLAYRSEIIAILASGVSFRRFMRPYWVGAILFGSILYLANLWVIPRANRIRTTFENKYVGKPKDADGMRDKTLRIDTVTYVTFGYYDPKFKTGSNFTLQKLKGLQVVYKLRAESVAWDSTKKSWKLSYVSERSINGLNEKAAKVGDTVLKIALSPSEMIEEKNMQEAMTTSELNAYIAREELRGAEGLSTYYVEKYRRLSAGVAVIVLSLIGVIMSSRKVRGGSGLHMAIGIVISASYILFLQFSTVFATKANLSPLLAVWIPNFVFGALALFLYRRAPK from the coding sequence ATGAAAAAATTAGACTGGTATATACTCCGCAAGTTCATCGGTACATTTGTTTACTCACTGGGTATCCTGCTGGTTATTTCGGTTGTGATCGACATTACCGAAAAGGTGGACGACTTCATGAAGCACGACTTGTCTTTCTGGCAGGTGGTGACGGAGTATTATATTGGATTTGTGCCGCACATTGCCGCGCTGTTATTCCCGCTGTTCATCTTTATTTCCGTTATCTTTTTTACCTCGAAGCTGGCTTACCGTTCGGAGATCATTGCGATACTCGCTTCGGGCGTAAGCTTCCGGCGCTTCATGCGGCCGTATTGGGTAGGGGCGATTTTGTTCGGTTCGATCCTATACCTGGCCAACCTTTGGGTGATACCAAGGGCCAATCGCATACGTACGACGTTCGAGAACAAATACGTAGGTAAACCGAAAGATGCAGATGGTATGCGGGATAAAACCCTGCGTATCGATACGGTTACTTACGTGACTTTCGGCTACTACGATCCAAAGTTTAAGACCGGCTCCAACTTCACCTTGCAAAAGCTGAAAGGCCTGCAGGTGGTATACAAACTGCGGGCGGAAAGTGTCGCCTGGGACTCTACCAAAAAGTCGTGGAAGCTCAGTTACGTATCCGAGCGCTCTATCAATGGCCTGAATGAAAAAGCTGCCAAGGTGGGGGACACGGTATTGAAAATCGCGCTCTCGCCCAGCGAAATGATTGAAGAAAAAAACATGCAGGAGGCCATGACCACGTCGGAGCTGAATGCTTACATCGCGCGTGAGGAATTACGAGGAGCAGAGGGATTGAGCACTTATTATGTCGAAAAATACCGACGCCTGTCAGCCGGTGTGGCCGTGATCGTATTAAGTTTGATCGGGGTGATTATGAGTAGCCGTAAGGTTCGCGGTGGTAGTGGTTTACACATGGCCATCGGTATCGTGATCAGTGCGAGTTACATCCTGTTCCTGCAGTTCTCCACCGTATTTGCTACCAAGGCCAATCTAAGCCCGTTGCTGGCGGTGTGGATCCCCAACTTTGTATTCGGTGCGCTTGCCCTCTTTTTATACCGGCGGGCGCCAAAATGA
- a CDS encoding glycosyltransferase, translated as MSDQIGIIIFYIFAAAAAVQTLYYLFFFSRVAFYKRKFDEDLAPQLDMSVVICAKNEENNLARNLPTVLQQRYHQHKNPAYEVIVVNDNSEDDTKYYLRSIEPGYPHYRHIELKQSAQFIPGKKFPLSMGINGAKNSTVLLTDADCKPGSTHWLSMMSQGFTNGTEIVLGYGPYYKKPGFLNKLIRYETYFAALQYLSFAMAGLPYMGVGRNLAYKRELFFRHKGFTSHQHIASGDDDLFVNKAATSHNTSVVIHKQAFAYSEPKDTWKSWFRQKTRHMSTGKFYRFSHKVMLGLFSLSHFLFYPAMIAAIFYPPMLYWTLGIIGGKLLVQSVITYFALKKLDEKDLFIYSWLMDILMFLYYVIFTPALFFKSKNKWK; from the coding sequence ATGTCTGACCAGATCGGTATTATTATCTTCTATATCTTCGCCGCCGCCGCCGCGGTGCAAACGCTTTATTACCTGTTTTTCTTTTCGCGGGTAGCCTTTTACAAACGCAAATTCGACGAGGACCTGGCCCCCCAGCTCGACATGTCGGTCGTGATTTGTGCCAAGAACGAGGAAAACAACCTGGCGCGCAACCTCCCTACCGTGCTGCAACAGCGCTACCACCAGCATAAAAATCCGGCTTACGAGGTGATCGTGGTGAACGACAACTCCGAGGACGATACTAAATATTACCTGCGTTCCATCGAACCGGGTTATCCCCATTACCGCCACATCGAGTTGAAACAATCTGCCCAGTTCATCCCGGGTAAGAAGTTCCCGCTGAGCATGGGCATTAACGGCGCTAAGAACAGCACCGTGCTGCTGACGGATGCGGACTGTAAGCCGGGCAGCACGCATTGGCTGTCGATGATGAGCCAGGGCTTTACCAACGGTACCGAGATCGTACTGGGTTACGGACCTTATTACAAAAAGCCCGGCTTCCTGAACAAACTGATCCGCTATGAAACTTACTTTGCTGCGCTGCAATACTTGTCGTTCGCCATGGCCGGACTGCCTTACATGGGCGTGGGCCGTAACCTGGCGTACAAACGCGAGCTGTTTTTCCGACATAAAGGATTTACCTCTCACCAGCATATTGCATCGGGCGATGACGATCTGTTTGTGAACAAAGCCGCCACCAGCCACAACACCAGCGTAGTTATCCACAAGCAGGCCTTTGCCTATAGTGAGCCGAAAGACACCTGGAAGAGCTGGTTCCGGCAGAAAACGCGCCATATGAGCACCGGTAAGTTTTACCGGTTTAGCCATAAAGTGATGCTGGGCCTCTTCTCCCTCTCCCACTTCCTGTTTTACCCGGCTATGATCGCGGCGATCTTTTACCCGCCCATGCTGTACTGGACGTTAGGCATCATTGGCGGCAAGCTGCTCGTTCAGTCCGTCATCACTTATTTCGCACTTAAAAAGCTGGATGAGAAGGACTTATTCATCTACAGCTGGCTGATGGACATCCTCATGTTCCTATATTATGTTATCTTCACGCCCGCATTGTTCTTTAAGTCGAAGAACAAGTG
- the tgt gene encoding tRNA guanosine(34) transglycosylase Tgt produces MDFELISTDSGSSARAGKITTAHGVIETPIFMPVGTVGSVKAVTQEQLRADVKAQIILGNTYHLYLRPGLDVISKAGGLHKFNGWDRPILTDSGGYQVFSLAANRKIKEEGVVFQSHIDGSRHLFTPENVMDIQRTIGADIIMAFDECPPYPSEYRYARKSMELTHRWLDRCIKRFGETEPAYGYEQTLFPIIQGSTYKDLRVASAEYIASRDCAGNAIGGLSVGEPEQEMYDMCGLVCEKLPVEKPRYLMGVGTPWNILQNIGLGVDMFDCVMPTRNGRNGMLFTWEGVINIKNKKWADDFSPIDANSTSAPSREYTKAYLRHLFVAGEFLALTLASIHNLSFYLELVTEARKQILAGTFAPWKAKMVQQLQVRR; encoded by the coding sequence ATGGATTTTGAACTGATTTCTACCGATAGCGGCTCCAGCGCCCGGGCCGGCAAAATCACCACCGCACACGGGGTGATAGAAACGCCTATTTTCATGCCTGTAGGCACCGTGGGCAGTGTAAAAGCCGTTACGCAGGAGCAGTTGCGTGCCGACGTAAAAGCCCAGATCATCCTGGGTAATACTTACCATTTATACCTCCGCCCCGGATTGGATGTGATTTCCAAAGCCGGCGGCCTGCATAAATTTAATGGTTGGGACAGGCCTATTCTCACCGACAGCGGCGGCTACCAGGTATTTTCCCTGGCGGCGAACCGTAAGATCAAGGAAGAAGGCGTGGTGTTCCAATCGCACATCGACGGCTCGCGACACCTGTTTACGCCGGAGAATGTGATGGACATTCAGCGTACCATTGGTGCAGATATCATTATGGCTTTCGACGAATGTCCGCCGTACCCGTCCGAATACCGGTATGCCCGTAAATCGATGGAGCTTACCCACCGCTGGCTGGACCGCTGCATTAAACGTTTCGGAGAAACTGAGCCTGCGTACGGTTACGAGCAGACGTTATTCCCGATCATACAAGGTAGTACTTATAAAGACCTGCGCGTCGCATCGGCAGAATATATTGCTTCCCGCGATTGCGCCGGTAACGCCATTGGCGGCCTGAGCGTGGGCGAACCTGAGCAGGAGATGTACGACATGTGCGGACTGGTATGCGAAAAGCTGCCGGTAGAAAAGCCGCGTTACCTCATGGGCGTGGGTACCCCCTGGAACATTCTTCAGAACATCGGCCTGGGCGTAGATATGTTCGACTGTGTGATGCCTACCCGCAATGGCCGTAACGGCATGCTGTTTACCTGGGAGGGCGTGATCAATATCAAGAATAAAAAATGGGCCGACGATTTTAGCCCGATTGATGCCAACAGTACCAGCGCCCCCAGCCGGGAGTATACCAAGGCTTACCTGCGTCACCTGTTTGTGGCCGGTGAATTCCTGGCGCTTACCCTGGCGAGCATCCATAACCTGTCTTTCTACCTGGAACTGGTTACAGAAGCCCGTAAACAGATACTGGCCGGTACCTTTGCTCCCTGGAAAGCGAAAATGGTGCAACAATTGCAGGTAAGGCGCTGA
- a CDS encoding PKD domain-containing protein, which translates to MKAIFPIGLFSVMLAMLVLPVNAQDAGSDFTPLEFVENKGQWKGDFLFKTDLGGTAIFLKKTGFTYLMLSKEDMARVPELNHGHNHSADFHFDPAGKGNAGSKSAAKPGNSTPLTMSQIRGHAYEVTFLNANPNPQIIADKPSTGYSNYFIGNDPKMWASNVMSYGSITYKDLYPGIDVHVYSDGGQMKYDLIVHPGADPSKVALQYTGAEKLSIKKEQLVIQTSVGEAMELMPFAYQYVNSERVSVKVSYQLKGNILTYKISGRYDNSNPLVIDPNVVFSTLTGSRADNWGYTATYDPAGNFYAGGIVFGVGYPVTPGALQNAMGGGDYDIAITKFNPVGTAALYSTYLGGSGEEQPHSLVVDSQGNLVISGRTNSGNYPAPTLIGTGGGYDMVITKLNATGTGLVGSIKIGGSGNDGVNMRPSKSGGAYSLLRNYGDDARSEVIVDGADNIYVAGSSQSSNFPVTAGVFQGTYGGGLQDAVVLKINPACNALTWGSFLGGNKEDAAYVLALNIDNSLYVSGATASANFPGTSSGVYSAYRGGICDGYISHISNNGTTLINGTYIGSDNNQADEVYGVQTDVGGNVYVMGTTEGTWPVKQPPGTTTFYNDNSKQFIMKLEANLANVVYSTTFGKQASYPSISPTAFLVDRCQNVYVSGWGGELNSQAKYPNSGTYGLPVTPDARKASTDGSDFYFFVMERDCIGQLYGTFYGGNQLLEHVDGGTSRFDRNGVIYQSICSSCGTGNRPRFPTTPGAYASGLPPNCNLAALKIAFNLDGVKAGFKTQERKNNYCVPSTITFVDTTNLPAVSWEWSFGDNSAPVTTNTGTVSYTYNLVGDYTVRLIKYDPASCNVRDTAYLPVRIRADQAQVGFTATRIIPPCTSLQYVFVNNSTAPPGKPFTNRSFVWDFGDNTPTVTADTTRQFHQYATEGVYNVTLTLVDTNYCNAPEVITQQLRVAANVVARFETPADGCVPYTAVFNNTSSGGVTFEWEFGDGGTSTDVYPEHTYNTPGTYTVKMRAFDPNTCNLVDSTTFDITVHAIPVADFDFLPLKPQENTPTTFTNLSQGASLYWWTFGDGDTSTLANPVHQYNKTGTYDVCLVAENQFQCADTICKTVDAIVIPLFDVPSAFSPNGDGANDVFMVRGFGISKFNLKVFNRWGQLMFESNDPRVGWDGRFKGQIQPMDAYAFTVVLEFSDGQKGSRTGSVTLLR; encoded by the coding sequence TTGAAAGCAATTTTCCCTATCGGTCTGTTTAGCGTTATGTTAGCAATGCTGGTACTTCCCGTTAATGCACAGGATGCCGGTAGTGACTTTACGCCGCTTGAGTTTGTTGAGAATAAGGGACAATGGAAAGGTGACTTCCTTTTTAAAACGGATCTTGGTGGTACCGCGATCTTCCTGAAAAAGACAGGCTTCACTTATCTCATGTTGAGTAAGGAAGATATGGCCCGCGTGCCGGAACTCAATCACGGACATAATCACAGCGCCGACTTTCATTTCGATCCTGCCGGCAAAGGTAACGCCGGTAGTAAGTCTGCGGCCAAACCAGGCAACAGCACACCACTTACCATGAGCCAGATAAGAGGCCATGCGTACGAGGTAACTTTCCTTAATGCCAATCCGAACCCACAAATCATTGCCGATAAACCATCTACCGGTTACAGCAACTACTTCATTGGTAACGATCCAAAGATGTGGGCCAGTAATGTGATGAGCTACGGCTCCATTACTTACAAAGACCTGTATCCGGGCATTGACGTGCACGTGTATTCCGATGGTGGTCAAATGAAGTACGACCTCATTGTGCATCCCGGTGCTGACCCATCCAAGGTGGCTTTGCAGTATACAGGAGCGGAGAAACTCAGTATCAAAAAAGAGCAACTCGTTATACAAACCAGCGTGGGCGAAGCCATGGAGCTGATGCCATTTGCGTATCAGTATGTGAATAGCGAGCGTGTGTCCGTCAAAGTGAGTTATCAACTTAAAGGCAATATTCTTACCTATAAAATTTCAGGCAGATACGATAACAGTAATCCGCTGGTGATCGATCCGAACGTGGTGTTTTCTACGCTCACGGGTTCACGGGCCGACAACTGGGGGTATACAGCGACCTACGATCCGGCAGGCAACTTTTATGCAGGCGGTATCGTGTTCGGTGTAGGTTATCCGGTTACGCCTGGCGCCCTGCAAAATGCCATGGGCGGCGGCGACTACGATATTGCGATCACGAAGTTTAATCCGGTTGGTACAGCTGCTTTGTATTCTACTTACCTCGGTGGTAGCGGTGAAGAGCAACCACATAGCCTGGTGGTAGATTCGCAGGGTAACCTGGTGATCTCCGGCAGGACCAACTCCGGCAACTACCCGGCACCCACATTAATCGGTACGGGCGGTGGCTACGACATGGTGATCACGAAACTAAATGCGACCGGTACTGGCCTGGTGGGCTCTATCAAAATTGGCGGTTCGGGCAACGATGGCGTAAATATGCGTCCGTCTAAATCCGGCGGTGCTTACAGCCTGCTGCGTAACTATGGCGACGACGCCCGCAGTGAAGTGATTGTAGACGGCGCGGATAATATTTACGTAGCCGGCTCCAGCCAATCGAGCAACTTCCCGGTAACGGCAGGTGTGTTCCAGGGTACTTATGGTGGTGGTTTGCAAGATGCGGTAGTGTTGAAGATCAATCCTGCCTGTAACGCGCTTACCTGGGGTAGCTTTTTGGGAGGCAATAAAGAAGATGCAGCTTATGTGCTGGCATTGAATATTGATAATTCATTGTACGTATCCGGCGCTACGGCTAGTGCGAACTTCCCGGGTACCAGCAGCGGTGTATATTCCGCTTACCGCGGTGGTATTTGCGATGGTTATATTTCGCACATCTCGAATAATGGTACAACCCTGATCAACGGCACTTATATCGGTTCGGATAATAACCAGGCCGACGAAGTATACGGTGTGCAGACCGACGTTGGGGGTAATGTATACGTGATGGGCACCACAGAGGGTACCTGGCCGGTGAAGCAACCTCCCGGAACAACGACTTTCTACAACGACAATTCCAAGCAATTTATCATGAAGCTGGAGGCGAACCTCGCGAACGTGGTATATTCTACCACCTTTGGTAAACAGGCTTCTTATCCAAGTATATCACCCACCGCTTTCCTGGTAGACCGTTGTCAGAACGTATACGTATCCGGTTGGGGCGGCGAATTGAACTCACAGGCCAAATACCCTAACTCCGGCACTTACGGGCTGCCTGTTACGCCGGATGCCCGTAAGGCCAGTACCGACGGTAGCGACTTTTATTTCTTCGTGATGGAGCGTGACTGTATTGGTCAGTTGTACGGCACCTTCTACGGCGGCAACCAGTTGCTGGAGCACGTGGATGGCGGTACCAGCCGCTTCGACCGCAATGGGGTCATCTATCAGTCGATTTGTTCGTCATGTGGTACAGGCAACCGTCCGCGGTTCCCGACAACGCCGGGTGCTTATGCGAGCGGGCTGCCCCCGAACTGTAACCTCGCAGCGCTTAAAATTGCCTTCAACCTCGATGGGGTGAAGGCCGGTTTCAAAACGCAGGAAAGGAAAAATAACTATTGCGTGCCCAGCACGATCACGTTCGTAGATACGACCAATTTGCCCGCAGTAAGCTGGGAATGGTCTTTTGGTGATAACTCCGCCCCTGTAACGACTAATACCGGCACTGTATCTTACACTTATAACCTGGTAGGTGATTACACTGTAAGGCTCATCAAATACGATCCGGCCAGCTGCAACGTACGCGATACCGCTTACCTGCCGGTACGCATACGCGCGGATCAGGCGCAGGTAGGTTTTACGGCGACGAGGATCATACCGCCTTGTACCAGCCTGCAATATGTGTTCGTCAATAATTCGACCGCACCGCCGGGCAAACCATTTACCAACCGTTCTTTCGTGTGGGATTTCGGTGATAACACACCAACCGTTACAGCAGATACCACCCGCCAGTTCCATCAATATGCAACGGAAGGGGTGTACAACGTAACCCTTACGCTCGTCGATACGAATTATTGTAACGCACCTGAAGTGATTACGCAACAATTGCGCGTGGCGGCTAATGTGGTGGCTCGCTTCGAAACACCGGCTGATGGTTGTGTGCCTTATACGGCAGTTTTCAACAATACTTCTTCCGGTGGCGTGACGTTTGAATGGGAATTTGGCGACGGTGGCACGTCTACCGACGTATATCCTGAGCATACTTACAATACACCAGGCACTTACACCGTGAAGATGCGCGCCTTCGACCCGAACACCTGTAACCTTGTAGACAGTACCACGTTTGATATAACAGTACACGCAATACCAGTAGCAGATTTTGATTTTCTGCCGCTGAAGCCGCAGGAGAATACACCAACAACGTTCACTAACCTCTCACAAGGGGCGAGCCTTTACTGGTGGACTTTCGGCGATGGTGATACCTCTACACTGGCAAATCCGGTGCACCAATACAACAAGACGGGCACTTACGATGTTTGTTTAGTAGCGGAGAACCAGTTCCAGTGTGCGGACACCATTTGTAAAACGGTAGATGCGATCGTGATACCTTTGTTCGATGTGCCTTCGGCATTTTCACCAAACGGCGATGGTGCCAACGACGTATTTATGGTAAGAGGCTTCGGTATCTCCAAGTTTAACCTGAAAGTGTTTAACCGTTGGGGCCAGCTGATGTTTGAAAGCAATGACCCAAGGGTAGGCTGGGATGGAAGATTTAAAGGACAAATACAACCCATGGACGCATATGCATTCACCGTCGTACTCGAGTTCAGTGATGGACAGAAGGGATCGCGAACGGGTAGTGTAACGCTCCTTCGATAA
- the recG gene encoding ATP-dependent DNA helicase RecG: MGPQKGELLRKEAGIFTFRDLLEYFPFRYVDRTRITKITSLHMQLDYVQVKGRIVHMEVMGDKRAKRLVARLQDDTGTIDLVWFQGWQWMQKSLRENVQYLVFGKIAAFNGNLQMSHPEMELLSEATIDGKRHLEAVYSTTEKLKQRGLTAKAIGKLTQNLLEQMNMNEIQENIPAPVLQQYRLMPRSMAYFKIHMPASEEEAKQAQRRLKFEELFLVQIKICRVKMRRQAQSHGFVFGKVGEFFNDFYNNHLPFPLTGAQKRVLKEIRQDTATGKQMNRLLQGDVGSGKTMVALLTMLLANDNGVQACLMAPTEILAQQHFKSIAAQLENMPVNIALLTGNIKGKQRKQVLAAAADGSLHILVGTHALLEKEVVFKNLGMSIVDEQHRFGVAQRARLWEKNTTPPHVLVMTATPIPRTLAMTVYGDLDVSVIDEMPPGRKPITTVHRTEYQRPQVMDFIREEIKKGRQAYIVYPLIDESEKMDYENLMKGYEEVKAFFPEPKYNISMVHGRQPTEMRENNMHRFVIGESQIMVATTVIEVGVNVPNASVMVIESTERFGLSQLHQLRGRVGRGADQSYCVLMTGNKIGNESRERIKVMVQTNNGFIISEKDMELRGPGDLEGTRQSGILDLRLADIVQDKAMLAAARECAEKILEEDPDLLAPENKGLFDFLASQKTKSQWSKIS; this comes from the coding sequence GTGGGGCCGCAGAAGGGGGAGCTGTTGCGTAAAGAGGCCGGCATCTTCACCTTTCGCGATCTGCTGGAGTATTTCCCGTTCCGGTATGTCGACCGTACCCGCATCACGAAAATCACCAGCCTGCATATGCAGCTTGATTACGTGCAGGTAAAAGGTCGCATCGTGCATATGGAAGTGATGGGCGATAAACGAGCGAAGCGCCTGGTCGCCAGGCTGCAGGATGATACCGGTACGATCGATCTCGTTTGGTTCCAGGGCTGGCAATGGATGCAGAAGTCGCTGCGCGAAAATGTGCAGTACCTCGTATTCGGAAAGATTGCTGCCTTCAACGGAAACCTGCAAATGAGCCATCCTGAAATGGAGCTGCTGAGCGAGGCCACTATTGATGGCAAACGTCACCTGGAAGCGGTGTATTCCACCACCGAAAAACTCAAGCAACGCGGACTAACGGCAAAGGCTATAGGAAAATTGACGCAGAACCTGCTGGAGCAGATGAACATGAACGAGATACAGGAAAACATTCCTGCACCGGTGCTGCAGCAATATCGATTGATGCCCAGGTCCATGGCCTATTTCAAGATACACATGCCTGCCAGTGAGGAAGAAGCGAAACAGGCGCAACGCCGCCTGAAATTCGAGGAGCTCTTCCTGGTACAGATCAAGATCTGTCGCGTGAAAATGCGCCGTCAGGCACAGTCGCACGGCTTTGTATTCGGCAAAGTGGGCGAGTTTTTTAACGACTTCTATAACAACCACCTGCCGTTCCCGCTTACGGGAGCGCAAAAACGGGTGTTGAAAGAAATACGGCAGGACACTGCCACCGGTAAACAAATGAACCGCCTGTTACAAGGCGATGTAGGCAGCGGTAAAACCATGGTCGCCCTGCTGACCATGCTGCTCGCCAACGACAACGGTGTGCAGGCCTGTTTGATGGCGCCCACCGAAATACTGGCGCAGCAACACTTTAAGAGTATCGCTGCACAGCTGGAAAATATGCCGGTAAACATTGCTTTGCTTACGGGCAACATTAAAGGCAAACAACGTAAGCAGGTACTGGCCGCCGCAGCAGATGGCAGTTTGCACATCCTGGTCGGTACGCACGCCTTATTAGAAAAGGAGGTGGTGTTTAAGAACCTCGGCATGTCTATTGTGGACGAGCAGCACCGCTTCGGAGTTGCCCAGCGCGCCCGCCTTTGGGAAAAAAACACCACACCGCCGCATGTACTTGTGATGACCGCCACGCCGATTCCCCGTACGCTGGCAATGACCGTTTACGGCGACCTGGATGTATCTGTAATCGACGAGATGCCGCCCGGCCGTAAACCGATTACGACTGTGCATCGTACAGAGTATCAACGTCCCCAGGTGATGGACTTCATCCGCGAGGAAATAAAAAAGGGCCGCCAGGCATATATCGTTTACCCGCTCATCGACGAATCCGAGAAGATGGATTACGAGAACCTCATGAAAGGGTATGAGGAGGTAAAAGCCTTTTTTCCCGAGCCCAAATACAACATCAGCATGGTGCATGGCCGCCAGCCGACAGAGATGCGAGAGAATAACATGCATCGCTTTGTGATCGGCGAAAGCCAGATCATGGTGGCTACCACGGTGATAGAGGTGGGCGTAAACGTGCCCAATGCCTCTGTGATGGTGATCGAAAGTACCGAACGCTTCGGGCTCTCGCAGTTGCATCAGTTACGCGGCAGGGTAGGTCGTGGTGCGGATCAATCGTATTGTGTGCTTATGACGGGCAACAAGATCGGTAACGAATCGCGCGAACGCATTAAGGTAATGGTACAAACCAATAACGGTTTTATTATATCTGAGAAAGATATGGAGTTACGTGGCCCCGGCGATCTCGAAGGCACGCGTCAAAGTGGTATCCTGGATTTACGTTTGGCAGACATTGTGCAGGATAAAGCTATGTTAGCAGCTGCCCGGGAATGTGCCGAAAAAATATTAGAAGAAGACCCGGATCTGTTAGCCCCCGAAAATAAAGGTCTTTTCGACTTCCTGGCCAGCCAGAAAACAAAATCCCAGTGGAGTAAAATATCCTAA